One Phoenix dactylifera cultivar Barhee BC4 chromosome 14, palm_55x_up_171113_PBpolish2nd_filt_p, whole genome shotgun sequence DNA window includes the following coding sequences:
- the LOC103695657 gene encoding chromatin assembly factor 1 subunit A-B: MAGLSLRCGDCGAHLKSVEEAQQHAELTSHTNFSESTEAVLNLVCTTCGKPCRSKIETDLHTKRTGHADFADKTSETAKPIELEAPKAAMELEESAVAPAESNQVEEMIVPEVNKNFLAELESMGFPTGRATRALHFSGNSSLEAAINWVADHEDDPDIDQMPLVSVNTKAETSTPSLTPEEVKMKAQELRERARKKKEEEEKRTEREREKERIRIGKELLEAKRIEEENERRRLLALRKAEKEEEKRAREKIRQKLEEDKAERRRKLGLPPEDPGAAKPSSPPVEEKKSFLPVRPASKAERMRDCLRSLKQHHKDEDAKVKRAFQTLLTYVGNVAKNPDEEKFRKIRLNNPTFQDRVGNLRGGIEFLEICGFQRLDDNEFLFLPRDKVDTAVLNSAGSELNSAIANPFFGVL, translated from the exons ATGGCGGGTCTCTCTCTGCGCTGCGGGGACTGCGGCGCCCACCTCAAGAGCGTGGAGGAGGCCCAGCAGCACGCGGAGCTCACCTCCCACACCAACTTCTCCGAATCCACCGAAGCCGTCCTCAATCTCGTCTGCACCACCTGCGGCAAGCCTTGTCGATCGAAAATC GAGACCGATCTGCACACGAAGAGGACAGGGCATGCGGATTTCGCCGATAAGACCTCGGAGACGGCGAAGCCGATTGAATTGGAGGCGCCGAAGGCTGCTATGGAGTTGGAGGAGAGCGCTGTGGCTCCTGCTGAGAGTAACCAGGTTGAAG AGATGATTGTCCCAGAGGTcaataaaaattttcttgctgAACTTGAGTCAATGGGATTTCCAACAGGTCGCGCAACAAGAGCGCTTCACTTTTCTG GTAACAGCAGTCTTGAGGCTGCCATAAATTGGGTTGCAGATCATGAAGATGATCCTGATATTGATCAGATGCCTCTG GTGTCTGTTAATACCAAAGCTGAAACCAGCACACCCTCTTTAACTCCGGAGGAAGTGAAGATGAAAGCGCAAGAGCTACG TGAACGTGCtcgcaagaagaaagaagaagaagaaaaaaggacggaaagagaaagagagaag GAGAGAATACGCATTGGTAAGGAACTTTTGGAAGCCAAGCGGATTGAGGAGGAAAATGAAAGACGACG ACTGTTGGCATTGCGAAAGGctgagaaagaggaagagaaaagagcAAGAGAGAAAATTCGCCAGAAACTAGAGGAGGATAAG GCAGAAAGAAGGCGGAAACTTGGGCTGCCTCCTGAGGACCCTGGAGCTGCAAAACCCAGCTCACCACCtgtggaggagaagaag AGTTTCTTACCTGTTAGGCCCGCTTCGAAGGCAGAGCGCATGAGAGACTGTTTACGCTCTCTTAAGCAACATCACAAG GATGAGGATGCTAAAGTTAAGAGAGCTTTCCAAACGCTTCTCACTTATGTGGGCAATGTTGCCAAAAATCCAGATGAAGAGAAATTCAGAAAGATCCGGCTAAATAATCCAACATTTCAG GATAGAGTTGGTAACCTTCGTGGAGGCATTGAGTTTCTCGAGATATGTGGCTTTCAAAGGCTTGATGACAATGAATTTCTGTTTCTACCTAGGGACAAGGTTGATACGGCAGTCCTGAATTCTGCTGGATCAGAGTTGAATTCTGCCATAGCCAATCCCTTCTTTGGAGTTCTCTAA